In Ipomoea triloba cultivar NCNSP0323 chromosome 15, ASM357664v1, one genomic interval encodes:
- the LOC116006363 gene encoding uncharacterized protein LOC116006363, which translates to MAALSTNCCLHHRSSPPPTSSLVPTPPKTAPIIVWEQKGRPWQNQLVIGMACVILGGAIVVGDQEIAFAAGETPQLAGKPIKNVQIRWSDKRSCPPWQANSLETIVPENLPRPSSRRRWEIVGYSSRPAPSVKYVNKNIKQCFSL; encoded by the exons ATGGCGGCTCTTTCTACCAACTGTTGCCTTCATCATCGTTCCTCCCCACCACCTACTTCTAGCTTGGTACCCACTCCTCCCAAAACTGCACCAATAATAGTATG GGAACAGAAAGGCAGGCCATGGCAGAATCAATTGGTAATAGGGATGGCATGTGTTATACTCGGCGGCGCAATAGTAGTAGGTGACCAAGAAATTGCCTTCGCCGCCGGAGAAACGCCACAATTAGCCGGAAAACCAATAAAAAACGTTCAAATTAGGTGGAGCGATAAGAGATCATGTCCGCCGTGGCAGGCGAATTCGCTGGAGACGATCGTGCCGGAGAACCTCCCGAGGCCGTCGAGCCGCCGGAGATGGGAGATCGTCGGTTACTCTTCTCGACCGGCGCCGTCGGTGAAATAtgttaacaaaaatattaagcagtgtttttctttataa